The following proteins are encoded in a genomic region of Cryptomeria japonica chromosome 11, Sugi_1.0, whole genome shotgun sequence:
- the LOC131860055 gene encoding replication protein A 70 kDa DNA-binding subunit A-like, with protein sequence MAEQKGLELKNMLTNDSVVILALHNAHVGYFNGKLINITVATTLHINPPFPEAEPLTLRGKDPLLVVPLVAETIHIDGKYTRMTISSIRERMSVKPETIQTTLLVVLCFVNVTDQSFCYAACPLIVNGRPCKKKCTKQLDDSWFCPRCEMTMQDCNYSYLLPVKLQDAIGTLWATAFDEGGIHLLHKTTKELCALQNDATTTETPCSVIKRLLSHHYSFTLLVSTDTYNSESKMKVTVNKVSPVDFKAECDALLAEIGRLSTQA encoded by the coding sequence ATGGCAGAACAAAAAGGCCTagaattgaaaaatatgttaacCAATGATAGTGTCGTTATCCTTGCTTTGCATAATGCTCATGTTGGCTATTTCAATGGGAAGCTTATAAACATAACAGTTGCAACCACATTACATATCAACCCACCTTTTCCAGAAGCAGAACCTCTAACATTAAGAGGAAAGGACCCTTTGCTTGTTGTACCCTTGGTTGCAgaaactatccacatagatggGAAATATACTAGAATGACTATTTCTTCAATCCGTGAGAGGATGAGTGTCAAACCAGAAACAATTCAGACTACTTTGCTAGTTGTTCTATGTTTTGTAAACGTAACAGATCAAAGTTTTTGTTATGCAGCTTGTCCACTGATAGTCAATGGAAGGCCTTGCAAAAAAAAATGTACAAAACAACTTGATGATTCTTGGTTCTGCCCTAGATGTGAAATGACTATGCAAGACTGTAATTATAGTTACCTCTTGCCAGTAAAGTTACAAGATGCCATAGGTACTCTTTGGGCCACTGCATTTGATGAGGGTGGCATTCATTTGCTACACAAAACTACAAAAGAGCTTTGTGCACTACAAAATGATGCAACAACAACAGAAACACCTTGTTCAGTGATTAAAAGACTGTTGTCACATCACTATTCATTCACACTACTGGTATCCACTGACACATACAATTCGGAATCAAAGATGAAAGTCACAGTCAATAAAGTCTCTCCTGTTGACTTCAAAGCTGAGTGTGATGCACTACTTGCAGAAATTGGTCGCTTAAGTACACAGGCTTAG